In Bombyx mori chromosome 15, ASM3026992v2, the sequence aaaaagcatgcAACTTGGTTTTCTGGTTCAAATTCTTTTATAACTAGGTAGACGTCACTTTACCGGATCTTTTCTATACACATAGAAGTTCAAAGTAAGTTATTCAATAAAGATAAAAACTCGGAATTCAATGAACAGATATAAAGAAGTCGTTTTTGCACCGCTTCAACCTTGCGGTGTTGTAAATGTCCGCGGTGTGCGTATATTTTTTGGCGacaattatttaattgtaatttaatattatatgtagtaAGTCCGGACTGGTAGGTGCCTCTCTGCTGCTCATTTCTATGAAGCAGTCGTGTGCCTCAGTTTGTACCTTTATAACTGTACAATTGACACCGTTTCACTATCGCCTACTGGTTCacattataagtttgtaaaataaaaaataaatagtgcaatcaatatttaaataaggtAGTAAAAGATTTTAACGAACACCATTATACGTTGACCATAAATTCCGAGTAGTGTTCCATTGCGTACTAAACAAAGGACCGAACCCCGAATcccgtttttttattattattttagaaccGAGTCTTTTTGTCATCATCGTTTCAGTAATAACCGGCATGCGCGGCACAACAAAATCCTTCGTTTTCCATGGTCCACCGTATTTTTATTAGCTATTAtctcaatttcatttatttaatttttctaaattaatgaaTAATCATCCAgtgtaaatgttttaaattgttattatcgTTAACTTCCCATGCGCAGGAAGAAGTCAAGGCCAAAATAATCAACACAATAAATTGTAAccgaaaaaaatgtatattttgtgactacgttattttataaatatacttgTTTGTTATGTTTAAATGAGTATCGGCATCAGAAACAATGGGACCAGTCGCATTAACGCGGtttaattaacagtaataattatCCCTGCTCGGAGTTCAAGTGAATTAGACAACTCATGGCGTAGACTTCAGTGTATCTAATCTAGGTTACTTGGTAGTACATTTACCGGTTATTAATTATCTTGTTTATTTGTTGCCTTGAGGTGATCATGCGTGTTCACTAGGTCGGACGGGTTAGTCTTGTTTTACAATCGAAGTGACGGAAATATACGTCTTTCTACACTAACGTCAACAGACCCAAAACCAAAATGTGGTAAGTACCTACCTAGAATATAATTTACACTGTATTTGTAAACTGATAATTTCAAACGAATTTTATTCTTGAGTATTCCGAACgcgaataaaatttattagttttattattattattcactttGTAATTTTGTATACGTTGTGCATTTAatctgaatattttattaagattgCATAAAATGTTTTCACACTATACAAGTGAACGCAGCGACACTCCGTGTTCAACTTGCAAAATACATGACGTCATCAGGGGTCATAGTCTAAGTCGCGCTTGTTATTAGAACGTTGGAGGGGCAAGGGTTACTAATCAGgttctttaatttaatttgagaaGAAAGaagactttatttttatttttaaacaaaattttggtTTCTGGTATATCATCAGCTTACGAATTCaaaataactatttaattacaaaccCAGCTCAaataagtttgtttttaaataaaaaaattcaggcTTCATAAATTTCTTTGTCTaagcctttaaaaaaaaaaactaaaaatcaaatccaactaaaaaatagaaaataaattttagtaaatttgagTAGTGTaagaatatatgtttttattgtataaaaagcgtggggtgcatggtatcagtagttataaacattttatgaacagatatgagtaaagggttattttgataatatcctgaaaaacatcccacgcttttttacaataaaatcattttttcttacactatttttaattcaaatttattaaaatttaattcctatttttagttggattttctataaaagcatattttgttagttttgttaaactgttatttattttcatttataaatgtGATAAAGATATATCATCTATGGGATACCGATTCTGTGTCAATTTATAAAACTCTGATGGTCTTGTTCATACATTTTAGAGCCCCCAGTGCATTCCCTGAGCATAGCATTAATTACCTCATCTCTATAGTTGATATTTTCAAacaactacacccatgcgcaaagaatattaattaattgtcaTAATCAGCATTGTGAAAGTTATGGTTATATAGAATAggtacaaaattatttattaatatatatgtacttaaattaacaaaagcaTTACCAGGTTGACCCTACATTATCTATCAGTTCTAGATCATACACACAAGATTTATTGAAATCAGTACCGACAAAGACATAAAGATGGTTAgttggctttttttatttttatttattgcttagattggtggatgagctcacagcccacctagtgttaagtggttactggagtccatagacatctacaacgtaaatgcgccacccacctcgagatataagttctaaggtctcagtatagttacaacggctgccgcacccttcgaaccgaaacgcattactgattcacggcggaaataggcggggtggtggtacctacccgtacggactcccaagaggtcctaccatcagtgattacgcaaattataatttggcgggtttgatttttattacacgatgttattccttcaccgtggaagtcaatcgtgaacattaaaatttgttgagtacgtatttcattagaaaaattggtacccgcctgcgggattcgaacaccggtgcatcgctacatacgaatgcaccggacgtcttatcctctaggccacgacaacttctaaAACAACATAAATTTGGTGCAACATAAATTTGGTGCAACATAAATTTGCCTtagaaatttacaaatttagaataacaattttctattGCACTTGAAAGTGTTTGACTGATTTCTAGTTGACATGGTCATTGTTCTGCCAGCTATATGTATCTGCTTAAATTTGATAGCGATGAGCCATGGCCATAAGCTGCTTACCCAGATATATGAAAACATTGCGAATcgagataaattaaaattatgaaatcaaAGCTAAACttactattttaaataaaatttacattatttgactttaaaaaagaataaactACAAGTGAAAATATAGTTCTTATGGAACTCCAACTACAATTAGTTGTGATAAGTCAAAATTACAAATTCCAATTGATCGTACCTGTATGCAACATATCATCGACATGTCTATGTGAATTCTGCAAAGACGCTTGCTCTTGAGCTAAGTAGTCTACATTTATTTCTGTGTGATCATGTCCAAAACGCCGGTTCAAAAGTTGTTCCCTTTCAGCTAATTCTTGTTCCCGTTTTTGTCTTTTGTTTTGGGCATTTATAAGAGAAGCCTGTGGAGtgatatgttttcttgttttagCAAAAATCTGTCTCTGTCAATTGTCAGAAGTCTGTGAACAATCACATTGTCAGCCCAagctacatacatacacattggCTAATATACACacagtacttttttttacctGTATGTGTTTGTTATCATACTTCAGCTGGTCCACTCTCATTTTAGCCATAGACCTTTGATTTATTGgtgttttaaaaacataaatatctaGTTTTTCACAGTTCCTGgagaatacaaataaaatttaagtttggtttgatcttattatatgtattttattaacatttaaatcTAGTTTGtctaatagtaaaataataatatcattataaaatatgtacaaattgatgtaaatatgtatatttttaatgtacgaTTTAAATTATCTTATAAATTTTACAGTTAAGCAGAAATGCCATTACGTTAAGTGGTTCCCAAGCCAGTTAGcttgtaaattattaaatatgaaacaGAGAATTTAATGATCATAAGTTTTACTATTAGCAGTTTACAGTACATTTCAgataagaataaaatacaagCAAATTAATGTTACTTACGCATTGACTGTGTTTATCTTTGATTGAATTGCATTTTCTATTTGTTGGTGATTGGCTGGATCTCtctctaatttattaaaaagatcTGTAGTTTCTTGTAGCAATTGATTTGTCTGATGGTATAATGTTTCCATAttggtaatgtatttttttaaataggatttcaaataatttcagtggtcatttatattaaattattcataatcACGTAAAATGTTTTCTTAAAGTTTTATATTATCGTATCAacgataataaatatttatactgTTTAAGTTAGGTAGATTGTGAACCTTTTCGAAGGGCAGCATTTGACGTGATCAAATCGTGACGACACTGACACGTCTGACACATGATGTGTCACACACATGACCAGCGTTGCCAACTCGAAATTCGTCAAGGTGGGAGATAGGTTTCTACAAGCTGGAAGTTTCCAACAAACCCTACTATGAAAAGTTGGTAGATCTACCACCCATACTTTTCAAGTCTTTTAGAGACCCTCCAATAAGAATCTGGCATCCTTAATTTACTTTTCGATTGGATAAGACATATttgaactatttttattagaaatccaatgataaaacagaattacaggccactaatattcaaaatattaatagaaaatagtGATAattgaaaagaataataaaaaatgtgtgcgtgtactagtgtacacacgtaagaagtgaaacttatttatggccttatttttcgaaaaatgatctacatgcaactttctagaaattggttaaataaagttaaattagataaagtttaaacaaaaggattttattatcatagacatgaatacaaaaaagatggcgcgtaacggaaaaatgtgacgcgtaaccgaaaaacgtgacggtaaatttttttccaacgccgataaggaagtttcacttcaataataaaaaaaatgtttcattattattttcatggaGGTTTGATTTGAactttttgaaaacttcaaaagtTGGTAGATTTTTGCTACAAAGTGGTAGGTTTGATTACGACACTAAAAGTTGGTAGAGTTGGCAGCACTGCATGTCACACATCACAAATTTCATTATACAATTCTTCGCTTTGTTCGTCCATTATTTAGACACAGAAAATGCAGCCCATACTGccaaatattttataacataaGTCGAAGTCATGACTTTTGTATGCGATGTGAATGATCTTTGGacattaaaacaaattcaaaatcagaacggaataatatgaaattaattaggTAAGGTAAAGTAACATTGTCGGTCTTGGAAAAAATGATGAGGGTGAATGAACGTATTAAAAATCCAAGAAGCCACATCAAGCGATTTGGTTTGATTTTCCCAGCTTGTGCAGCTTATAGATGCTAGTGATTAATAAGGGCTTATATTTAAACCTTACCTTACATTTAAACCTTGAAAAAGAAACACTGAATATCAAAATAGTTATCTTCTATAATTAGACAAGTAAATAGAACATACTCTGCTTAtaggtaatttttataaaaGCCGAGTAGATCTGAGAAACAAAAATGATAATTATGATGTGGTTTTCAATAAAAAGATGCGATGCGATGCGATTGCGATTTAAAGACTAAATAAAATAGATCAGAATttatagaatatattaaattaaatgaaacgagatgaggtATCATTAAATATTCTCAGTGAAATGACGGTTATTTATTGACacattttcaatggactttttagAAGATCCCGACAAGCTACATGGGAAAAACTGCGGCTTGATTCATTTCCCTAATTAGTCTATTTTTACAgatgctaaacagttaataagccgtCGTTATTACactaattatgaaaaataaaataattctcatATTGCCAGAAAATTtcagcaatttttatttattttgttctgtTAATATGTGTACACTCAACTTTTGTTCGGTCGTTGGTTTGTTCGCCTTCGTCATCTTGACCATAGACAATAAGAATCTTGAATCTTGACATCAGTGAactcaaaaacattaaatagttttttgttCAGTGTTTAATTGTGTATCTTCGGACcaaaagttttgattctaaAAGTAAATaagaattaacaaaataatgggGGACGCGTGTCAAGCTTGTCTAACACGGGTGCCACATGCAACCCTTATCGCTACAATAATGTGTTGTCTAGGCGTGGGTGTGTTTTGTGGGACCATGTACCGTGGATCTGCACTCTCCATCCTTATGTTCGACGAAGTATTCCACTTTCGATTGATTTGGATTGAAGCCCTGCAGATGATATTCATTGTGGGAAGTGCATGCATGGCAGCACTAGGATTTATGTTACTTTGTCTAGGCTGTTTGACTACAGGTGCAACTCGCCAGAAAGTTTATCGGGCGTGGAGAGCTCGGGTCGGTGGGAGAATATCGTGTGCCGTTTTTATGATCATAACATATATTTTGACCTTTGTTTGGATAGTGTTGCTAGGATTTCTAGTAATAACAACATTTTTGTTCACAATATTCTGGAAATTATGTTCAAAACCAGAAAATATTGTATCATCAACTTGTATAGATTTCACTCAATTCGACTTCATGTTTCCTTCAACGGTGAAGCAAGAAGACATGAAAATATGCGAAccacacaaaataaaacttttttgcaaAGATTACGTTGAAAAAGCAGAATTTATGTTTATCCTTGCAATGGTGTCATGTATCTTAGTCATATTGAGTTTAGTGCATTATTTGATGTGCTTATCAGCTAATTATGCACATATCCGTGATCATGAAAAGTTCCAGGAACTTCAAGAGCTACAGTACTTGACCAACCCAGACTTGCATGCCTCTAAAGACCGTTTCTAGTATATGGCCCGCGCACCATTGCTGCGCTCACTAGAAGCTACCACAAAAATGTGACACGGTTAAACAGAACCCAACAATTAAATTCAACAAGTGTTCATTATTCAGTGAACAAAAGACTGACTATCAGTGAATTATGTGTAGAAAATAAGAGAAAGAAAAATGTAAACATATCACGgctgataaatataaaaaataatagttttagttttgtattttgttaCTTCTAACATTCCTTTGGttgtttaattgaatttttatgaatttttatgaTTTTCCATTCTATTATTGTTGTTTGTATGGCATAAGACATAAAATATGTGTACTTAATGTCTATATTATCTAATATAGTTTAAATTGAGTATATTGCATTTTATCATAGAACTTAGTACAAATATTACTAGCTACATTACTTAGTACaatttttatgggctccggtaaccagttaacaccaggtgggctgtgagctcgtccaaccacctaagcaataaaaaaacaaataacagtATATTGAAtggaatgtattattatttaagatgaTCAAAATTGTCAATTCAACTTTATAGTCTACTATGTATGTTGAGCAACAGTAGTTTAGACTGAACTGACTTCCCATAGATTAGACTGAACTGACTTCCCTCTATTCTTTTTTATGTCAATTGAAATAAACATTATATCCATAAGATGGAGTAAACCTATTAGCAGTTCATTAACATTGtagatttcatttcaatttcaaattgcTGCTTTTGGGCCTGTATCGTACTGTATCATACAGACCCAAAAGATACATACAGTAAACCTATCACAAAATATGTAAAGGTGATTTTAGATGATTgccattataattttaataacagttGTTCAGATACTTCgttaataatgataaaattttcagaagtacaaaatatttttatatcaacAGTCCACTATGGTAAGGGAATGTGTGTTAGATTATAATAATGTAGCGTTCTAGATTTAATAGTATTAAAGTGAAAGTTTTCATAATTTGTTACTGCTGCATTTT encodes:
- the LOC732950 gene encoding golgi SNAP receptor complex member 2 isoform X1, producing METLYHQTNQLLQETTDLFNKLERDPANHQQIENAIQSKINTVNANCEKLDIYVFKTPINQRSMAKMRVDQLKYDNKHIQASLINAQNKRQKREQELAEREQLLNRRFGHDHTEINVDYLAQEQASLQNSHRHVDDMLHTGTNILNTLKYNRDTIKSAHRRIIDLANTLGLSNATISLIERRVSQDKYILFGGMIFTLGVIVLVVIYLT
- the LOC732950 gene encoding golgi SNAP receptor complex member 2 (The RefSeq protein has 12 substitutions, 1 frameshift compared to this genomic sequence), which produces METLYHQTNQLLQETTDLFNKLERDPANHQQIENAIQSKINTVNANCEKLDIYVFKTPINQRSMAKMRVDQLKYDNKHIQASLINAQNKRQKREQELAEREQLLNRRLGHDHTEINVDYLAQEQASLQNSHRHVDDMWHTGTNILNTLKYNRDTIKSAHRRIIDWANTRGWSNATISLIERRVSQDKYIWLGGMIFTWGCYRSGGYILDVAFGAYLEILVLCI
- the LOC101743228 gene encoding neuronal membrane glycoprotein M6-b; this translates as MGDACQACLTRVPHATLIATIMCCLGVGVFCGTMYRGSALSILMFDEVFHFRLIWIEALQMIFIVGSACMAALGFMLLCLGCLTTGATRQKVYRAWRARVGGRISCAVFMIITYILTFVWIVLLGFLVITTFLFTIFWKLCSKPENIVSSTCIDFTQFDFMFPSTVKQEDMKICEPHKIKLFCKDYVEKAEFMFILAMVSCILVILSLVHYLMCLSANYAHIRDHEKFQELQELQYLTNPDLHASKDRF